The proteins below are encoded in one region of Halorarum halophilum:
- a CDS encoding CHY zinc finger protein — protein sequence MSSRTVHGVRVRGVDVGPETRCSHYGTDRDVVALRFGCCEAYYPCFECHETVADHDSEPWPRERFDEPAVLCGVCGAELTVGEYRDCGHSCPDCDAAFNPGCAAHEDRYFES from the coding sequence GTGTCCAGCCGAACCGTCCACGGCGTCCGGGTCCGCGGCGTCGACGTCGGTCCGGAGACTCGATGCTCCCACTACGGGACCGACCGGGACGTCGTCGCGCTCCGGTTCGGCTGCTGTGAGGCGTACTACCCCTGCTTCGAGTGCCACGAGACCGTCGCGGACCACGACTCCGAGCCGTGGCCCCGCGAACGGTTCGACGAGCCGGCGGTGCTGTGTGGCGTCTGCGGCGCGGAACTGACGGTCGGCGAGTACCGAGACTGCGGCCACTCCTGCCCGGACTGCGACGCGGCGTTCAACCCCGGCTGTGCGGCCCACGAGGACCGGTACTTCGAATCGTGA
- a CDS encoding cupin domain-containing protein, whose amino-acid sequence MEKVAVDEVDTELNPMEVHSVRKPVSRALGTTDFAMNYFELEPGESFSGGLHRHDDQEEVFYVEEGTVTFDVGVDRESVVVDAGELIRFPPGEFQTGYNDADERVVGWALGAPGARHDWDDLQSRAYCPECDAERTKDVAMADGRFRLTCTECGNVQE is encoded by the coding sequence ATGGAGAAGGTCGCGGTCGACGAGGTCGACACCGAACTGAACCCGATGGAGGTCCACAGCGTCCGCAAGCCCGTCTCGCGGGCGCTCGGGACGACCGACTTCGCGATGAACTACTTCGAACTGGAGCCGGGCGAGTCGTTCTCGGGCGGTCTCCACCGGCACGACGACCAGGAGGAGGTGTTCTACGTGGAGGAGGGGACCGTCACGTTCGACGTCGGGGTCGACCGCGAGTCGGTCGTCGTCGACGCCGGGGAGCTGATCCGCTTCCCGCCGGGCGAGTTCCAGACGGGGTACAACGACGCCGACGAGCGCGTCGTCGGGTGGGCGCTCGGCGCGCCGGGCGCGAGACACGACTGGGACGACCTCCAGTCGCGCGCCTACTGCCCGGAGTGCGACGCCGAGCGGACGAAGGACGTGGCGATGGCCGACGGCCGCTTCCGGCTGACCTGCACCGAGTGCGGGAACGTCCAGGAGTAG